CTGCTTTATAAGGCAAAATTTTAACAATGGTACATGAACTATCACAATAGGGTTCAAAATATGACCCAACTTAAATACATAATTTGACTGTTAGTCAGCCTAATTTCCGTCAATTTTAGGAGGACAGAATTATCTCATCAcgaggaaaaagaagaataagaagggCTTCATATCCAATCACGCAGCTTTAGGGAGCAACACAGATTTCAATCCTCAATCTTGTTTAACCGGCCACCAATTAAGTTGAAAACCCAGTCCATATAGAGCACATCTAAATTTATTTGGATTTTGCATCAGGGGAATATAATTTCGGCTTAAGTTTGGGATTTGAAAAAGATATTACCCATTTGAAAAATCGGCTGCTAATAAGTATCAGGTCGAATGGCATACCAATTCAACATTTCATTTTTCTATGACAGAAGTTAAGATTTAAAGCCTCCATACCATACAACAAAACTCCCTAAAATGAATTTCAAATCCATGACTCGGGACGTAAGAACTTTAACCATGATAAGACCAAAGCAGCCaataaaataaacattaaGCACATGGTATATAGAATAAACGcacaaaacatcaaaatgacattcctGTTCCCAAACTAGGACATCAAGCAATAAGTAACAAGATTACTCAAGTTCAGAGGACATAACAAAAACTCTAAACACTGGAAACCTCTAAGCTCCAACAATCTCTTGAGGTGCCTCAGGGACTGCATCCTCAGCAGGCCTCTCAACCTTGGTGCCAACATCTTCATCGCCGTGAACCTACATCACATATTCACAATGCAGTAAGATTACAATTATTGTTCGTCACTAGGACCAACATAATAGCAACACAAAACTGGTGTAAAACCAATTATCATTGACAAACAAAACAAGGGGAACATCGTAATACATAACTGGTTTTTTAATGCACATTAGTCAACTTATATCAAAGCATAAAAGCACATACCTCCATAAGCTTTCCAAGATCAAACTTGGGTGCCTTTAAGATCTTGACCTTCCTGATGAAGACGTTTTGTAGAGGATAGATGCTTGAAGTAGCCTTCTCAATCTCCTTGCCAATACTCTCAGCAATGAACTTGCGCACCAAATCCTTGAGATCACAAGATGTGGCCTGGTTGACCATGATCTCAGTCATCTTGCGGCGGATCTGAAAAACCCAAAAGAAAAGGTCAACAGCCACACAAACAAAACCTATAATATTATGAATCCAGCATACATAAGTTCACATTGttgaaggagaaaagaaaGTCACCTGTCTAATCTGGCTAGACTGAGCATAACAGGTCCTCTTGACCTGGTTAGGACGTCTCCTGGTGAAGCCAATGCAGAACATCCTCAGTGTGTAGTTGTCTGTGGTCTTCACATCCACATGAGCTTCAATCAAGGTTTGCCATTTGCGGACCAAAGATCTCAACTTGTCAGTTGTAAAGTTCATTCCCTGCAATTCAACAGAAGATACAAATGTTCAGCAATATTCAACAGAAcatataaaagatatacatgCAAAAAGACAATTATAACAATATCATACCCAGAAGTTAGTGAGAACAGTCCTTCCTTGGACATCTTCAGCTCTCAACCTCATCTTCCTGTAGGCATGCTCCTCATCTCCCTGGAGGTCAGCAAGTGATGTCTCAAAGACTCTGTGCTTGAGTCCCTCTGAAGCAATCTGTTGAAAATCCAATGAGCAGTTACGAACCAATCCAATACCAAAGCTTATAACAAACCGTTCAGCAGGGGTTATATACAAAGcttatgttattgtacaaaaaaacAAGCAAACTAGCATCCCAAAGTAAAAGAACAGCTAGAATAGAAGCTTCAAAACCATTTTCATAGTTTAACCTTCAACTAAGATCGAAAAAACttaacacttgcaaaaactaTAACCATAAATTACAGTTTCCAAAACAATTCCAAACAGACAGATACCGAGAAACACAAAACTCTTGAACCAATACACTAACAACAAATACAGATCCAATCCACGCAATAGTAGTTTGTTCTTTACAAAAATTCAATCAGTTCCGTAATGCAGAAATGGAATAATAAGCTAAACCCAACTCCAATATTCCTGCTTTCTTAATCCATAGTCAGCATAATAATCACAAACACAACACGTAAATCATCGAAAACAAtcagacagagagagagagagagagagattgaaaTACCTTGGTACCCTGAGTACGGGTGACAAGAGTCTTGCCGACCTGCTTGTTGTTAAAGATTGAAGGAGCCTTGATGTCATACCAGTCCTTCTTGGTAAAAGGATCAGCTCTGCATTCACaacaccaacaacaacaaaccaAACACAGAGTTAAAACAGAGATTGAAACCAACACAAATATTAAGGATTGCAAAGGTCTCAGATCTGTGGGGGCTTACGCTTTCTTCTTTCCTCCCTTCTTGCCCTTTGAGATTCTCTTGTTCTTTCTGTTTCACAACCAAACCAGAGTCGAATGTTAGATGAAGCTATTGAGattgatgagagagagagagagagagagagagatgagagtCTCTGAGTACCCGACGGCCATGGTTGAGAGAGGTTGGGAGTGGCAAACACCAAACTGAAGCGAGAGGCAGAAGCGGCTCTGAGAACAACACTCTCTTTGCGATGACAACAAAAACCCTAAttctttcgtatatatatgtagcgAGGTTGTGGATCCCTACCCTTATTATGCTGGGCCTTAGGTTTTCATTTGGAGGCCAAACACAGGCCAAGCATTGCGTTGAATTCTCGGTAATTTTTAGTATTGcttctcaaaataaaaataaaaacggGGATAAATCTAACGACAGTTCTACACTCGTCGTTAGGGTCTTGGGAGTACCGAGATGGCGGACGAACTGACGGTGCTTCCGTATCTTCCGATGGAGATCGTCCGCGAGATTCTCGCATGGCAGCCGGTGAAGCCTTTATATATGCAGATTCAAGTGTGCGTAATCCAAGTCATGGAATTGCATAAATCTTGAAACCCTATTTTGTGAACATGCACTTCAATACAAAGCCCTCGAGCACGAGGATGCACTCTAACCAAAGACGTAGAGTCATGGTTTTTGATtccgaatttcgaatgataaaaattcgaattcgagaccataaaaactcaaaaacaatctcaaatatattgaaatcattttatcataacagtgtatcgaaactaagTTCACATcatcactcaatcctcaccacaaacagcagaaagaaattttcgacaatcttcagtgaaagccctctaattctgctaatccataCTTGCATAACtattccctacaccatcgaataggtgcacttgaattgtaaacacaaatccggtaagttttgcagctcgtatgagtaaatcaataaTACAACTCGCATATAAACACAgaagaaaatactgaaaacatttaattataaatgtactcatgagtcattggacggcccatctggttgtccaataatatctgaaaatatgcgtgcttatgagaaatccggcaacccctctgtttacccaaatatatttataatacgggtactcatgagcgttggtacacctctgttacctctcatgttagtacgtcgcccgacattgggcaacctctcgCTACCCattattcaaaagaaaaatactgaaaacatttaattataaatgtactcatgagtcatttgacggcccatctgattatccaataatatctgaaaatataagtgctcatgagaaatcgggcaacccctttgtttacccaaatacatttataatacgggtactcatgagcgctggtacacctctgttacccctcatgttagtacgccgcccgacattgggcaacctctcgCTACCCAAtgtccaaaatatgggtactcataagcgctggtacacctctgttacccctcatgttagtacctcGGCAAACAGACTAgaactctaactgaatcgtaactgtcgcccggtcaaggctaggttctgacatgccaacacgtccgaagacaagtCCACATaccacaaaaacgttttaacataactcaagttaaaaccacgtataaAACAATCAttacatgatattgtacaaatcaaattgacatgctcaaataaataaatatcaatgctaTAATGAACTCATTCGCAAACGAAAATTATGATagtataatatagcaaaccatatatatgtacatattttaccaattacacacatacacaatccactatatcatatacatatcatagttcattcttttaaaATCTAGCGTAATCATGAATCTCCACAAGAGTAGATTcttcactgtgagattttactcacattctttcctgcatgcaacttccacgacactaaaagtaatttcctcactcgtttcgtcagtcacctaatagcatgataaaatgcttagaaaatgatacgtaaaatataaggtgacgatttcaatacaactaaatgttgttcataaaacattgttcacataaCATTgtgttttactgttttactaatcactgttccaATGTACCGTTTTactaaaacattgttcacagttactgttttaccaacaTTGTTCATAGTTACTGTTTACATAACACTGTTCACaatactattcatgcggcgcctctgttcaccgaccg
This is a stretch of genomic DNA from Argentina anserina chromosome 4, drPotAnse1.1, whole genome shotgun sequence. It encodes these proteins:
- the LOC126790232 gene encoding 40S ribosomal protein S3a; its protein translation is MAVGKNKRISKGKKGGKKKAADPFTKKDWYDIKAPSIFNNKQVGKTLVTRTQGTKIASEGLKHRVFETSLADLQGDEEHAYRKMRLRAEDVQGRTVLTNFWGMNFTTDKLRSLVRKWQTLIEAHVDVKTTDNYTLRMFCIGFTRRRPNQVKRTCYAQSSQIRQIRRKMTEIMVNQATSCDLKDLVRKFIAESIGKEIEKATSSIYPLQNVFIRKVKILKAPKFDLGKLMEVHGDEDVGTKVERPAEDAVPEAPQEIVGA